In Benincasa hispida cultivar B227 chromosome 8, ASM972705v1, whole genome shotgun sequence, the sequence cctaaattaTGACTGATGCGCTCaaaggacaaggtaaccgcatgaacttggctaacctaagattattcctatctcttgtgaacaatgcatacattgcttaatgcgatcaaccacttacccttctggacagttggttgttgctgactttactcatagataagcattgcgttagcctatagacaggcattgccgcagcttcacactaagcaaataagattactcacacattCATGCAACACCCATCTTTCGGTGGGTTTCTActtgcttcatatccctaatcaacatgactaagtatgcgatacctaagcaatctcactaaatgttgcaatgaaagtaaagatgttaAGTAAataagatggagatggaatcaacggaaacatagaaatgtatttaacacaaaatgtattaattccttaatcacaaaatgtatactatacaatataagaaaagaaaggaaaatgaaatgaccgactagaagcaaagacttgcttcaagcagatgtgcatcaaggctgctggtggtgccatggatgggcggtggagctgactctctcgagatctaactctggtcgaaggcttcggtcatcactcggaatagATGAAGGAGGTTAAGAACTCTCAAGTGTCTTCTCACACATTTTGTCTAGATCGCAGGGAAAACCTTAGGTTGCAGGGGTAATCCCCGGACCACAAGGATCATccttggataacttgaatttctgctcatcgacttctatttatagagcttgggttgtcgacaacattaattggactgctctgagtctgacattcggcgcgttagtcctttttgaacctctgccaccaacggcgtggtaggtgaaatgtcaacatcatcttttggtttttctcgaggtagatgcgttgatgtgttcattccatcaaccttgcgttgatcccattagtatgcattgttgcgtagccgcaatcatttaatgaccgcattcacttaataccgcaactctacacgatgaccgcaatcgttAAGCAAGCGCAACTGccatgcgatggacgtatacggctgattaccgcaacatccatgcgttgatcgacgcGTTCGACCTttcgatggagtgtttctctacatgtggtcgtctatgcggtggttcAATTTCAGCATTTACGTCCATTTCCTGTTTTAGCTACAAaagtagaacattgaacgcataataacgcaaaataacgggttagctgagattcaacatgctggtcgatgcaagctcattttctcatgaattcctatcatgattgccgcatattctgtcTAACAaacttcataattctaagtaaaaggcctaagatgacatgcatttctgcatgtcatcattaTCTCGTTGAGCTTTCGAAAATCGATGCACATTCTCCATCCATTTTGTACACGCATTGGCACCATCTCTCCCTTATCGTTCTCCACAATTTTCATGTCAGTCTTTCTGGGAACAACATGGATAGGACTTACCCATTTGCTACCAGGGACTGGGTAAATGATTATGGCTTCATTGAGTTTGATGATTTCTTTGAGAACGACGTCCTTCAAATTGGGATTTAGTCTTCTAAGGGGATGGATTGTGGGCTAGGCTCCTTCCTTTAGAGTGATTATATGCATGCAAAGTGAAGGGCTTACTCCCTTAAGATCATCTAAAGTCCACCCAATGGTCTCCTTGTAAGTTTTCAAAGTTTCAATCAAGGATTCCTCTTGGGTAGTGTCAATTCCCTAGAGATTATGACTGGAAGGGTGTTTCCTTCTCCTAGGTACACGTACTTCAGATGGCTAGGGAGAGCCTTTAGCTTAATCCCGTGTACCTGCAAATCAAGAATATCAAAGTTAGAAGAAGATTCTACTACTTTGTTATTATCAACATCAGGAAGAGATAAGTCATGTGAATCAGGTGAATCCAAATCAATACAGGGGGCAACCAACTGCTAGAATTATTATCATCATCCAACACAATCTCATCAATCACATCATGCGTCTAAATCAAACACAATGACATATATTCCTTAGGAAATCTCATGGCatcataaatattaaaagataCAACCTCCCCATCAAATTCTACAGATAGACATCCCATATCTACATCAATATTAGTTTTAGCATTTTTCATGAAGGGTCTACCTAACGGAATCGTAGAAGATGAAGGTGTAGAAATTTCatccatttttaatatatagaaatcaactaaaaaaatcaagtcTTTAACTTGCAACAATACATCCTCAACAATCCCTAAAGGTTGGATATAAGATCTATCAGCTAGTGGATGCATACAACAGTTTTTTGCAAATCATTCAATTTCGAATCCTCATAAACATGGTAGGGAATAAAATTAATAGACTCTCCTAAATCTAACATGGCATGCCGGGTGACTCCATTACCAATTATGCAAGCTAAAGTGTACATACCTGGGTCTCGACATTTTTCAGGAATATTATGTTTCAGGAGAGCCGATACATTCTTACTTACCACTACCTTTTCTCTATCCTTACCTGTCTTCTTTTTGGTGCACAGTTCCTTTAGGAATTTAACATACCTGGGGATTTGCTAGAATGAATTCAAGAGAGGAATATTTATCTACCTTTTTGAACATTTCGATCAACTCTTTGTCCCTCTGTTCTTGTTTTGGTCGTGCTAGTCTGCTAGGAAATTGAGCTTTAGGAACATAAGGTTCAATAACAGGTGAAGGAGGATTACTTACTTTGGGAGTGGATGATGGTGTTCCAGATTTACCCTTATTGTTTTCAGTTTCTTCATCGATCTTACTAGGTGGTGATAGATTATCTGACGAAAGTTCCTTGCCACTCCTCAGTGTGATGGCACCAACGTTGGCATGGTTTGGTTGTGCAGGCAACTTCCCTGAACCTTTGATTTCTATTCGActttgtaacgacccgaccccctaggacttaggttaggctgttactaaaataaatgcatgcataggATTTGCAACGATGCTcagttatgttgaaataaatgctaaatagatacgagaagttcaaaagccatttattaaatgcaattgttaagataataatagggtacccatgattcgtaaagactattaaaagtataaaaaaaaatcttttataataagtttcaaacagtaaaactaaacattaagggaaaaataaggactctaaatttcaggatgcggaagcgtaaaaactagtcccagtggcacgATCCCGAATTCCACTGCATCATCTCcgatgcatctctacccttacctgaaacatcaacataagaaagaatgagcatgaaatactcagtaagtaaccctacCACTGGGgttaggctaggcatctatgttctctagatacccacctatagcacatatacatacatgaaataggtaagagactgagtcctatcctactgtagttaagtatgcctactacctctggtgaatcccataGGAAAcgcaaactggtgaatcccgaaggagacacaaactggtgaatcctgaaggaaacacaaactggtgaatcccgaaggaaacacaaattggtgaatcccgaaggaaacacaaaactggtgaatcccgaaggaaacacaaactggtgaccgaaaggaaacacaaaactggttaatcccgaaggaaacacaaaactggtgaatcccgaaggaaacacaaaactggtgaatcccgaaggaaacacaaaactggtgaatcccgaaggaaacacaaaattggtgaatcccgaaggaaacacaaaactggtgaatcccgaaggaaacacaaaattggtgaatcccgaaggaaacacaaattggtgaatcccaaaggaaacacaaaactggtgaattccgaaggaaacacaaactgatgagCATCTAAATAATCAGTGAGGACAttcacacagtctcaacattcaaaaatcaacaccgtacgaatctatgacatacatgtaatcctcgataccatggctctaccacatacgcataatcctcaacaacatattcTACAACATTCATGTATACCTTAACATCATAGTTCCACAACATACAAATATGCCTCAAGATCAACAGATCAGATACCAACATATGGAAACACATACCACCTCATACTAACAATCAAGTGCCTAGGTGTATatgtaaaaaaatcaaaactcgtgccagaacatactttgattcaggtcatactatcaatcaacatgctaacatttaccataacatacacccatcatgctagcatacaactaaagcctggcccgtgggcaattccagtggtaagattacttacctcagaattaaatccaaataaacCCAAGCaagtttatcttcttctttccaAGCAAGACCTTGAAGTAACACCGTaattgtggcttggtccaaaataaattttaaaaacccaATTCTGTTGGCTAACCAACTGCAACAAAATCAATCCTTTGTAATGCCGGACAACACACTTCGACCTTAAAATTCCTCCAAAGCTCGAATCTATGGTTTAAACATAATGGGTAAGCATTAAACGGAACCAACAATTTGATTAGCATTCAAAGGAAAACCTACACACTTACAAAATCTTATCGAAATTGACGGCGATGACACTGAATTGATGGCAACGACGTGCAGGACCGAGTGGACAAACGACTCTCGACGGAACAGGGTGGAAGAACGACTCACGGTGGAAGTTTCGACGGCTGGGCTGGGTCATTTGGCTTCAGACCTTGATTGATGGCGCGACGACCCACGAACAAAGCAGCCAGACGATTGACGGCAGCTTGCAGATGCGAATCTGACCGGCTGGGCGAGATTGGTACGTGACGGAGAAGCTCTGGACGATCGCTACTTGCTGATGAGATCGAGCTGACCTACATGAACGACGGACGACGGACGAATGACCAACGAACCGATGGCGGTCAGACGTGCGATACCGATTGGAGAGGAGATGGCCAGCGGCTGCTAGGGCACATAGAGAGGGTCTTCACGTTGGgggggaggaagaagaagaagaagaagaagggagagaaaagagttttttttttttttgcctttttaaaagaaaaaggttattttaatgaaagaaataaaatataataaaattttattttattttattccattatatttgatttcaattttattttaatctttcccatatacacaaatatatctaaatatatatattcttaaaactcttccccttttttcttcaaattccaaaatcaaaatcaaattaattttcacaatataaatttaaattctcgacattaacttaatattaaattaatgtgtCATAAATCCATATCTCTCCCTTAAACAAAACTAAACTTTgaaattaacaaaattgtcCTCGAATTTTACGAGAATAcagaatttgaaaaatgaaaaacttagGATGTTACAGACTTACTACGGCAGCTAACTGTGTGACTTGAGTTCCTAGATTGGCCATGCTCGCCCTGGTCTTTTGCTGCTAGGCCTTTCTGTCTTTTGATAGCTGGAAGGAGTCTTTTTTCAGCTGTTGAATTTCCTGTTGAAATTTGAGGGAATTATCAGCCAAAGTTTTAACAATGTCCTCTAAGAACATACCTGAGGAAGACGGAGATGGTTGATTAGAGTTGTCATGACCTTGTCTTTGCCCTCGACGTCCCTATTTTAGATTAGGGTGGTCACGCCATCTTGGGTTGTATACTAGGCCATGCGGACCGTACTTCCTCTGGTAACCCCCAATTgcatttacttgtgcttgaggACATGCTTCAGATGTGTGCCCTGGTACTCCACAGGCTCCAAAGACTTGACTTGAGCCATTCCTCTTTGGGCATCCTACGTCACAAGAGAAGTCAAGTTAGAAAGTTGGCTTTTAATTCTTTAACTTCAAAATTACCAGTCAAATAAGATTCATTGGCCCTAGTGCTAAAGTTCTGGTTGTTCTCCATCATGCGTGATATCAACTCCTGGGCCTCCCTAGGTGTTTTGTCAGCAAGAGCACCTCCGGCTGCCAAGTCGATTGAGTTCTTGTCATTTGTTAGCAAGCCactatagaaatattgaattagTAATTGGTCAGGAATTTGGTGATAAGGTAAACTAGCATATAATCGTTTATAGCGCTCACAATACTTAGATAAAGATTCACCCACAAATTGTTTAATGCCATAGATATCTTTCCTTATGGAATGGGCTTTAGAAGTTGGAAAATTTTTTCCAAGAAATTTCTTTCTTAGATCATTCCAAGTAGTGTTTGACCCTGGAGCTAAGTAGTACAACCAATCCTTGGCGTCATCCTGTAGTGAAAAAGGAAACACCCTAAGGTTTAGTTACTCTTTAGTGACTCCATGGGGTCTCATACTTACGCAAATCATATGGAAATCCTTGATGTGTTTATGAAGGTTCTCCCCTGCAAGCCTCTGAAGGTTGACAGTAAAGTGATTACCCTAGTTTAAGTTCGAATGGCACTGTGGTAGGTGGAAATATGATGCACAGGGGCTGCTGGTCTATGTTAGGCTCTGCCAGCTCCCTTAAGGTTTTCTCACAGACTGCCTCTCCCATGGTTGTGTTGTCAGCTATTCGTGGATGTTCTTCTTTTGGGATCTCTTCTCTACGTCTCCTTCAGAATCTTCTCTCCTCCTAGTCAATATCTGCAAGGAAAACAAAATCTGCACTCTCAGAGGAGCGGGTCATAAACCAAAGGGAActtaaacacttttttttatatatatttttatttattaaaaggaattcaaaaaaaatttctagGCTAATTGCTAAGTCtccccgacaatggcgccaATTTTGTTCAGTCTCTGAGACTAGCATGTCGTGGGCATCCCTAACAACAATGCCAATTTTGTTCGATCTCCGAGACTAGCGTGTCGTGAATGTCCTTGACCCAAgcaaagataatttattttcaccgATCCAAGACTTAAACCACAAATGTAGCAAAGTGATAAGACCGGGTCGAATCCATAGGGAATTTTTTGAATTAACAATTAATGAATTCCAAGTAAAGGGGGTTTTGGTGATTCTTGATTTTGTTTACAAgataaattaaaaaccaaacaaagaagaataaataaaaattctaaTAGTTTGcatgctttttattttctatcattagtTATTagttaattcctccaattatgtgaacccctcaacctatttgaaattctaatagcccaattagccaaaattttgataacaattttGATAACCCCTCAACCTAGCCTCTAAAAGACATATTACAATGATCAGAAGAATGGGTCGAGGCAAACTTTGATGAAGATTGATCGGGGATTTGGCTTTAATGGCTCTTAGAACTGAACTAAACTCTCAGAATTTGCTCTATTTGGAAGACAAAAACATTTGGCGTCTATAACTCTCTTATTCTCTGCATATCTTCAATTGCTGAAAATCAATGTTTTAGTTATAGGTTGCTCGCAGCGTCGCAATGGTGCaaaatagcgttgcaacgctttcTTGCACCGCATGGTCATCAATTTTCCATCAATTGTCGTAGTATTGCAACGCTTGAAGGGGGCGTTGCAACGCTGAGCACATTGCTTTACAACATCTAGGGTCAAACATCGAGGTACGTTGCAATGCTGGCGTTGATTTAACTTCGGAGCGTCACGACGCTGGggaagcgttgcaatgctgccctgcGTTTGATGCTATTGCCTTCCAGCATCGAGTGAGCGTTGGACCAAGGCTTGAtaagagcgttgcaacactgatTGTTTTACCAGATACTCGATACTCGTTGCTTGCTACTTGATACTCGCTGCTCACTTCCTCGGTGCTTAATACTTGTTTTCTTAGTGGAATTTGACTTAATAGAACTCAATGGTTGTCTCTACTCGATGTTAATTTGGCTGTCTCAAATCCATTGAAGACCAGATGCTTAAATCATCTCTTAATTGCATCAAATTAACCTCGTTTGGCTCCAATCACCAATTCCACCTTATGATCGCtcagtacctacaaaatagggaaataaacatgtaaaatccgATAATGAGCcagaattaagctaggaataatagctctttttgagagctaacacCTATCCCATAGActcatactctgcaggtgaccctcaaacactatagccatgagggccttcgtaaatggatcaacaacgttgcgctccgaagctatcttcatTACAATCGCGTCCctttgatgcacaatctctcagatgagatgatacttttgctctatgtgcttgccacgattatgactcctaggctctcgggaattagccacaacaccattattatcacaataaagtgtaatgggctttgacatgtccagaacctgtctcttatacacatctagatgtgtataagagacaggttcatgcctctcgggaattagccacaacaccattattatcacaataaagtgtaatgggctttgacatgtccaGAACAACTTttagatcagtcaagaatttcctaagccaaatggcttccttagtagcttcacaaatcgctacatactcagcctccatggtggagtccgcgatgcacccctgtttggtgcttcgccatactactgctccgccatttagagtgaacattgatcctaatgtggatttcctagaatcccaatcagtctgaaaatcagagttcgtgtatcctgtaaggatcaaa encodes:
- the LOC120084077 gene encoding uncharacterized protein LOC120084077, with product MTQQEVEDAPDAVTGMVFIHDTHAHVLFDLEVIHSFISSMFALGINRMLETMPRELVIFTPVDDVLDDAKDWLYYLAPGSNTTWNDLRKKFLGKNFPTSKAHSIRKDIYGIKQFVGESLSKYCERYKRLYASLPYHQIPDQLLIQYFYSGLLTNDKNSIDLAAGGALADKTPREAQELISRMMENNQNFSTRANESYLTGCPKRNGSSQVFGACGVPGHTSEACPQAQVNAIGGYQRKYGNSTAEKRLLPAIKRQKGLAAKDQGEHGQSRNSSHTVSCRSKGRDASEMMQWNSGSCHWDYRIEIKGSGKLPAQPNHANVGAITLRSGKELSSDNLSPPSKIDEETENNKGKSGTPSSTPKVSNPPSPVIEPYVPKAQFPSRLARPKQEQRDKELIEMFKKVDKYSSLEFILANPQTHDVIDEIVLDDDNNSSSWLPPVHGIKLKALPSHLKYVYLGEGNTLPVIISRELTLPKRNP